A window of Rattus norvegicus strain BN/NHsdMcwi chromosome 14, GRCr8, whole genome shotgun sequence contains these coding sequences:
- the C1qtnf7 gene encoding complement C1q tumor necrosis factor-related protein 7 isoform X3 gives MPRKGLKGKTGPLGLAGEKGDQGETGKKGPIGPEGEKGEVGPAGPPGPKGDRGDQGDPGLPGVCRCGSIVLKSAFSVGITTSYPEERLPIIFNKVLFNEGEHYNPATGKFICAFPGIYYFSYDITLANKHLAIGLVHNGQYRIRTFDANTGNHDVASGSTVIYLQPEDEVWLEIFFNDQNGLFSDPGWADSLFSGFLLYVDTDYLDSISEDDEL, from the coding sequence GTCTAAAAGGTAAGACTGGACCCCTGGGCCTTGCTGGTGAGAAAGGAGACCAAGGAGAGACTGGGAAGAAAGGACCCATAGGACCAGAGGGTGAGAAAGGAGAAGTTGGTCCAGCTGGGCCTCCTGGGCCAAAGGGAGACCGAGGAGATCAAGGGGACCCAGGACTGCCTGGAGTGTGCAGATGTGGAAGCATCGTGCTCAAATCTGCCTTTTCAGTTGGCATCACAACCAGCTACCCAGAAGAAAGACTACCCATCATATTTAACAAAGTCCTCTTCAATGAGGGGGAGCACTACAACCCTGCAACAGGGAAGTTCATTTGTGCTTTCCCAGGgatctattatttttcttatgataTCACGTTGGCCAATAAGCACCTAGCCATCGGGCTGGTGCACAATGGGCAGTACCGGATAAGGACCTTTGATGCCAACACAGGGAACCACGATGTGGCTTCAGGGTCCACAGTCATCTACCTGCAGCCAGAAGATGAGGTCTGGCTGGAGATTTTCTTCAATGACCAGAATGGCCTCTTCTCAGATCCAGGCTGGGCAGACAGCTTGTTCTCCGGGTTTCTCCTCTATGTTGATACAGATTACCTGGATTCTATATCAGAAGACGATGAGTTGTGA